A single genomic interval of Anopheles marshallii chromosome 2, idAnoMarsDA_429_01, whole genome shotgun sequence harbors:
- the LOC128707787 gene encoding transmembrane protein 199, whose protein sequence is MSDTMDKLPITDPTIRIVPSKDLRKFIGNNISMSPSAPASVREIYCTYNVGKKGKTSINKKGSPDDGKQKHVTVDFTADERNLISHMVAGMKDQQGELNSMAFVGPEQDNSQNTSTDATQLNLSDIKWLYATLKELRQTDPTVPYLHTLLNGCQLKLPVNPIQERNPELEARCQRLRKEHEDREYYRMTKNVDSIRKHMPEETISYQMKQINRHLIAVAQFLFSVAAGFAFGFIGIELLIGQLDFGFRLLLGIIIALIIALAEIYFLAKKLNEEYDLPPPPAFTSKEKPPSTVQKAVPASKSTNKNTSTKEHDE, encoded by the exons ATGAGTGATACGATGGACAAACTACCGATTACGGATCCAACAATTCGGATCGTGCCGTCTAAAGATTTGCGCAAGTTTATTGGCAACAATATATCCATGTCACCATCAGCCCCGGCTTCAGTGCGGGAAATTTACTGTACTTACaatgttggcaaaaaaggcaaaacatccATTAACAAGAAAGGCTCTCCGGACGatggtaaacaaaaacatgtaaCTGTTGATTTTACTGCGGATGAGCGGAACCTAATTAGTCACATGGTAGCCGGCATGAAGGATCAACAAGGTGAACTGAACTCCATGGCTTTTGTAGGCCCGGAGCAAGACAACTCACAAAATACGAGTACAGATGCAACACAGTTGAACCTCAGTGATATCAAGTGGCTCTATGCAACACTCAAAGAATTGCGGCAAACTGACCCAACTGTACCATATTTGCATACTCTACTGAACGGCTGCCAACTGAAACTGCCAGTTAATCCGATACAGGAGAGAAACCCAGAACTGGAAGCGCGATGCCAGCGTCTTCGAAAGGAACACGAGGATCGGGAATATTATCGAATGACGAAAAATGTCGACAGCATTCGCAAGCACATGCCCGAGGAGACTATAAGCTATCAGA TGAAGCAAATCAATCGGCATTTGATTGCGGTGGCCCAGTTTCTGTTTTCCGTTGCCGCCGGTTTCGCATTTGGGTTCATCGGCATCGAGTTGCTGATAGGACAGCTAGATTTCGGTTTCCGTTTGCTGCTCGGTATTATCATCGCTCTTATAATCGCACTGGCGGAGATCTACTTCCTGGCGAAGAAGTTAAACGAAGAGTATgatctaccaccaccacctgctTTTACCTCGAAGGAAAAGCCACCATCCACCGTACAGAAAGCCGTCCCAGCGTCCAAATCAACCAACAAGAACACGAGCACAAAGGAGCACGATGAATGA
- the LOC128718572 gene encoding zinc finger protein 85-like, which yields MDVMMDWDIMDIFNFHTEDRELDIDIQSILLSESSYGTILSHTEDDLMGPTAECLTTNPEQPDSDPSRQLAVVHSSSCWKPSKCTTPTSELHNSVDCDELTPAMLKEASETETLYKGHSSIVPPDMCSRDSNPCDNNNLRPCPHCNKHFPCRSTLDQHLRRHTDEKPFQCAECPKAFRLSSTLSAHKKLHDQRGPSLRCETCGRVFTQPSALSSHRLLHRTERPHCCNLCGKQFVRLHALKTHVLSHANERPFACDLCGKTFAEKHVLVRHRKTHSDERPHECEVCSKAFKERYDLLRHTLIHSGLRPHKCPDCSKTFIQSNALAKHRKCHERERILGHQMDTVAFSVTRTETTCC from the exons ATGGACGTCATGATGGACTGGGATATCATGGACAT CTTCAACTTCCACACCGAAGACCGAGAGCTGGACATAGACATCCAATCTATTCTACTGAGTGAATCAAGCTACGGTACAATACTCTCGCACACTGAGGACGATCTCATGGGCCCAACAGCGGAATGCCTCACAACAAACCCTGAACAACCCGATTCCGATCCATCAAGGCAACTCGCAGTGGTCCATTCATCTTCATGTTGGAAACCCTCCAAATGCAC AACTCCGACGTCCGAGCTTCACAACTCCGTGGACTGTGATGAACTAACTCCCGCCATGCTAAAGGAGGCCAGTGAAACGGAGACCCTGTACAAGGGCCATTCTTCAATTGTTCCGCCAGACATGTGCTCCAGGGATTCGAATCCGTGTGATAACAACAATCTCCGACCATGTCCTCACTGTAACAAACACTTCCCGTGTCGATCTACGCTCGACCAACACCTGCGACGACATACGGACGAAAAGCCTTTCCAGTGCGCCGAATGTCCCAAAGCGTTCCGACTCTCATCCACACTGTCCGCACACAAGAAGCTGCATGACCAAAGAGGACCCAGTCTGCGGTGTGAAACGTGTGGACGAGTCTTCACACAGCCCAGTGCCCTGTCGAGCCATCGGCTGCTTCATCGGACGGAACGGCCACATTGTTGCAATCTTTGTGGAAAACAGTTTGTCCGTTTGCACGCCCTCAAGACACATGTCCTCAGTCACGCCAACGAACGACCTTTCGCGTGTGATCTGTGCGGAAAAACGTTCGCCGAAAAGCACGTCCTTGTGCGCCACCGGAAGACGCACAGCGACGAACGACCGCACGAGTGTGAGGTATGCTCGAAAGCCTTCAAGGAACGGTATGACCTACTACGGCACACGCTCATCCACAGTGGATTGCGACCCCACAAGTGTCCCGATTGTTCGAAAACTTTCATCCAGTCCAATGCACTGGCGAAGCATCGGAAGTGTCATGAACGGGAACGCATTCTTGGCCACCAGATGGATACGGTGGCCTTTTCTGTGACTAGAACGGAAACTACGTGTTGTTAG
- the LOC128718573 gene encoding LOW QUALITY PROTEIN: SET and MYND domain-containing protein 4-like (The sequence of the model RefSeq protein was modified relative to this genomic sequence to represent the inferred CDS: substituted 1 base at 1 genomic stop codon), protein MSHALKDPHCGIKDLFESLWDEQIALGLANASMSNQDAESVFITREIKQYLRDFPYCEKLVLRKDVKNNAKAVELRNLGNKMFHPRVKRYIEAIKYYNESITYSEKGSKERALAYGNRSKICLELRQYEDCLENIRLARESNYPELLAGKLKERAKDAKLALEKASKKAKKDQAPARRTHEQAERQLKLSYDAHENMPQVAKYLQLQRNDQYGRHVVTNHRLNVGDCVMIDKPFVTVLDDLLRYVRCAYCYEEKIFTLIPCEGCSLAMYCSEECLSKAYQQYHRYECAIIRDMWRISGDVPVIAIRAIALAIAAFDHDVQKLKVHLDGLNEAGVNAFSMDWKAVTPKDIYDTVYVLTTNQQLRRRKDLAFTIFFATIVHQLVLERTELGSICAVDTNTAKLLFDLILRHLQIAQCNRQWLCFMDYKIENMCNDSEGYATGCFPLIGMLNHSCAPNVKRITLRDGRCAVVVIRPIAGGGQLFDNYEXVVKNYKVFIFVTMLWYSFFFISLRRHHLKNDLEDRQTSLQNMFNFRCACEACVNDYPKLEKLPDMDPS, encoded by the exons ATGTCTCACGCACTCAAGGATCCGCATTGCGGCATTAAAGATCTTTTCGAATCGCTGTGGGATGAACAGATTGCTCTCGGCTTAGCTAATGCAAGCATGTCTAACCAAGATGCAGAGAGTGTTTTTATTACTcgcgaaataaaacaatatctgCGTGATTTTCCCTACTGCGAAAAGTTAGTTCTGCGCAAAGATGTGAAGAATAACGCAAAAGCGGTTGAGCTGCGGAACTTGGgcaataaaatgtttcatccGCGTGTAAAGCGTTATATTGAAGCCATTAAATATTACAACGAGAGCATTACCTACTCGGAAAAGGGATCGAAGGAAAGAGCACTAGCGTATGGTAACCGGTCAAAGATCTGTCTGGAGCTTCGCCAGTATGAGGATTGCTTGGAAAATATTCGTCTCGCTCGGGAATCAAACTATCCCGAGCTACTGGCAGGAAAGCTTAAGGAACGCGCAAAGGATGCTAAGCTAGCACTGGAAAAAGCATcgaagaaagcaaagaaagatCAGGCGCCAGCCAGGCGTACGCATGAGCAAGCAGAGCGGCAGCTCAAGTTAAGCTACGATGCGCATGAGAATATGCCGCAGGTTGCAAAATACTTACAGCTGCAAAGGAATGATCAATACGGTCGGCATGTGGTGACTAATCATCGCTTAAACGTCGGTGATTGCGTGATGATCGATAAACCGTTCGTTACGGTGTTGGACGACTTGCTTCGCTACGTTCGGTGTGCCTATTGCTATGAAGAAAAGATTTTTACACTGATTCCTTGTGAAGGATGTTCCCTGGCTATGTACTGTTCGGAGGAATGTTTGAGCAAAGCGTACCAACAGTACCATCGCTATGAGTGTGCGATCATTCGAGACATGTGGCGAATTTCCGGAGATGTTCCCGTGATTGCAATACGCGCTATTGCTTTGGCGATCGCTGCCTTCGATCACGATGTACAGAAATTGAAAGTGCATCTGGATGGCTTGAATGAAGCGGGAGTTAACGCGTTTTCAATGGACTGGAAAGCGGTTACACCAAAGGATATATACGACACAGTGTACGTGCTAACAACGAACCAGCAGCTACGCCGACGTAAAGATCTGGCCTTTACAATATTCTTCGCAACTATCGTACATCAGCTGGTGTTGGAAAGAACCGAGCTGGGATCGATTTGTGCCGTGGATACCAACACAGCGAAGCTGCTGTTTGATCTGATCCTGCGCCATCTGCAAATCGCCCAATGCAATCGACAATGGCTATGTTTCATGGACTACAAGATAGAGAATATGTGTAACGATAGTGAGGGATACGCAACGGGTTGCTTTCCATTGATCGGCATGTTGAACCATTCTTGTGCACCTAATGTGAAGCGCATCACTTTGCGTGATGGACGCTGTGCTGTCGTTGTGATTCGTCCAATAGCTGGAGGAGGCCAACTATTCGACAACTATGAGTAAGTTGTTAAAAATTACAAGGTGTTTATATTCGTCACTATGTTATggtattcatttttttttatatctcttAGGCGGCATCACTTGAAGAATGATCTGGAGGACAGACAAACTTCATTGCAGAATATGTTCAATTTTCGGTGCGCCTGTGAAGCATGCGTGAACGACTATCCTAAACTGGAGAAGCTTCCGGATATGG ACCCGTCGTAG
- the LOC128718574 gene encoding zinc finger protein 502-like, which translates to MDVMMDWDIMDIFNFHTEDRELDIDIQSILLSESSYGTILSQTEEDLMGPTAECQTTNPEQPDSDPSRQLAVVQSSSCWKPSKCTTPTSELHNSVDCDELTPAMLKEASETETLYKGHSSIVPPDMCSRDSNPCDNNNLRPCPHCNKHYPCRSTLDQHLRRHTDEKPFQCAECPKAFRLSSTLSAHKKLHDQRGPSLRCETCGRVFTQPSALSSHRLLHRTERPHCCNLCGKQFVRLHALKTHVLSHANERPFACDLCGKTFAEKHVLVRHRKTHSDERPHECEVCSKAFKERYDLLRHTLIHSGLRPHKCPDCSKTFIQSNALAKHRKCHERERILGHQMDSVAFSVTRTETTCC; encoded by the exons ATGGACGTCATGATGGACTGGGATATCATGGACAT CTTCAACTTCCACACCGAAGACCGAGAGCTGGACATAGACATCCAATCTATTCTACTGAGTGAATCAAGCTACGGTACAATACTCTCGCAAACTGAGGAGGATCTCATGGGCCCAACAGCGGAatgccaaacaacaaaccctgAACAACCCGATTCCGATCCATCAAGGCAACTCGCAGTGGTCCAATCATCTTCATGTTGGAAACCCTCCAAATGCAC AACTCCGACGTCCGAGCTTCACAACTCCGTGGACTGTGATGAACTAACTCCCGCCATGCTAAAGGAGGCCAGTGAAACGGAGACCCTGTACAAGGGCCATTCTTCAATTGTTCCGCCAGACATGTGCTCCAGGGATTCGAATCCGTGTGATAACAACAATCTCCGACCATGTCCTCACTGTAACAAACACTACCCGTGTCGGTCTACCCTCGACCAACACCTGCGACGACATACGGACGAAAAGCCTTTCCAGTGCGCCGAATGTCCCAAAGCGTTCCGACTCTCATCCACACTGTCCGCACACAAGAAGCTGCATGACCAAAGAGGACCCAGTCTGCGGTGTGAAACGTGTGGACGAGTCTTCACACAGCCCAGTGCCCTGTCGAGCCATCGGCTGCTCCATCGGACGGAACGGCCGCATTGTTGCAATCTTTGTGGAAAACAGTTTGTCCGTTTGCACGCCCTCAAGACACATGTCCTCAGTCACGCCAACGAACGACCTTTCGCGTGTGATCTGTGCGGAAAAACGTTCGCCGAAAAGCACGTCCTTGTGCGCCACCGGAAGACGCACAGCGACGAACGACCGCACGAGTGTGAGGTGTGCTCGAAAGCCTTCAAGGAACGGTATGACCTACTACGGCACACGCTCATCCACAGTGGATTGCGACCCCACAAGTGTCCCGATTGTTCGAAAACTTTCATCCAGTCCAATGCACTGGCGAAGCATCGGAAGTGTCATGAACGGGAACGCATTCTTGGCCACCAGATGGATTCGGTGGCCTTTTCTGTGACGAGAACGGAAACTACGTGTTGTTAG
- the LOC128718575 gene encoding SET and MYND domain-containing protein 4-like: protein MSHALKDPHCGIKDLFDSLWDEQIALGLANASMSNQDADSVLITREIKHYLRDFPYCEKLVLRKDVKNNAKAVELRNLGNKMFHPRVKRYIEAIKYYNESITYSEKGSKERALAYGNRSKICLELRQYEDCLENIRLARESNYPELLAGKLKKRAKDAKLALEKASKKAKKDQAPARRTHEQAERQLKLSYGAHENMPQVAKYLQLQRNDQYGRHVVTNHRLNVGDCVMIDKPFVTVLDDLLRYVRCAYCYEEKIFTLIPCEGCSLAMYCSEECLSKAYQQYHRYECAIIRDMWRISGDVPVIAIRAIALAIAAFDHDVQKLKVHLDGLNEAGVNAFSMDWKAVTPKDIYDTVYVLTTNQQLRRRKDLAFTIFFATIVHQLVLERTELGSICAVDTNTAKLLFDLILRHLQIAQCNRQWLCFMDYKIENMCNDSEGYATGCFPLIGMLNHSCAPNVKRITLRDGRCAVIVIRPIAGGGQLFDNYERHHLKNDLEDRQTSLQNMFNFRCACEACVNDYPKLEKLPDMDCEIISQNAKSSFLSAPILHIFLPAQIWLLFEKARSSDSNLGYYGHNVGS from the exons ATGTCTCACGCACTCAAGGATCCGCATTGCGGCATTAAAGATCTTTTCGATTCGCTGTGGGATGAACAGATTGCTCTCGGCTTAGCTAACGCCAGCATGTCTAACCAAGATGCAGATAGTGTTTTAATTACTcgcgaaataaaacattacctTCGTGATTTTCCCTACTGCGAAAAGTTAGTTCTACGCAAAGATGTTAAGAATAACGCAAAAGCGGTTGAGCTGCGGAACTTGGgcaataaaatgtttcatccGCGTGTAAAGCGTTATATTGAAGCCATTAAATATTACAACGAGAGCATTACCTACTCGGAAAAGGGATCGAAGGAAAGAGCACTAGCGTATGGTAACCGGTCAAAGATCTGTCTGGAGCTTCGCCAGTATGAGGATTGCTTGGAAAATATTCGTCTCGCTCGGGAATCAAACTATCCCGAGCTACTGGCAGGAAAGCTTAAGAAACGCGCAAAGGATGCTAAGCTAGCACTGGAAAAAGCATcgaagaaagcaaagaaagatCAGGCGCCAGCCAGGCGTACGCATGAGCAAGCAGAGCGGCAGCTCAAGTTAAGCTACGGTGCGCATGAGAATATGCCGCAGGTTGCAAAATACTTACAGCTGCAAAGGAATGATCAATACGGTCGGCATGTGGTGACTAATCATCGCTTAAACGTCGGTGATTGCGTGATGATCGATAAACCGTTCGTTACGGTGTTGGACGACTTGCTTCGCTACGTTCGGTGTGCCTATTGCTATGAAGAAAAGATTTTTACACTGATTCCTTGTGAAGGATGTTCCCTGGCTATGTACTGTTCGGAGGAATGTTTGAGCAAAGCGTACCAACAGTACCATCGCTATGAGTGTGCGATCATTCGAGACATGTGGCGAATTTCCGGAGATGTTCCCGTGATTGCAATACGCGCTATTGCTTTGGCGATCGCTGCCTTCGATCACGATGTACAGAAATTGAAAGTGCATCTGGATGGCTTGAATGAAGCGGGAGTTAACGCGTTTTCAATGGACTGGAAAGCGGTTACACCAAAGGATATATACGACACAGTGTACGTGCTAACAACGAACCAGCAGCTACGCCGACGTAAAGATCTGGCCTTTACAATATTCTTCGCAACTATCGTACATCAGCTGGTGTTGGAAAGAACCGAGCTGGGATCGATTTGTGCCGTGGATACCAACACAGCGAAGCTGCTGTTTGATCTGATCCTGCGTCATCTGCAAATCGCCCAATGCAATCGACAATGGCTATGTTTCATGGACTACAAGATAGAGAATATGTGTAACGATAGTGAGGGATACGCAACGGGTTGCTTTCCATTGATCGGCATGTTGAACCATTCTTGTGCACCTAATGTGAAGCGCATCACTTTGCGTGATGGACGCTGTGCTGTCATTGTGATTCGTCCAATAGCTGGAGGAGGCCAACTATTCGACAACTATGA GCGGCATCACTTGAAGAATGATCTGGAGGACAGACAAACTTCATTGCAGAATATGTTCAATTTTCGGTGCGCCTGTGAAGCATGCGTGAACGACTATCCTAAACTGGAGAAGCTTCCGGATATGG ATTGCGAAATAATCTCCCAGAACGCTAAATCGTCCTTTTTATCAGCACCTATCCTGCACATCTTCCTGCCTGCTCAAATATGGCTATTATTCGAGAAGGCTCGATCATCG gattcgAACCTGGGTTACTACGGCCACAACGTAGGGTCCTAA
- the LOC128718576 gene encoding zinc finger protein 502-like: MDVMMDWDIMDIFNFHTEDRELDIDIQSILLSESSYGTILSQTEEDLMGPTAECQTTNPEQPDSDPSRQLAVVQSSSCWKPSKCTTPTSELHNSVDCDELTPAMLKEASETETLYKGHSSIVPPDMCSSDSNPCDNNNLRPCPHCNKHFPCRSTLDQHLRRHTDERPFECAECPKAFRLSSTLSAHKKLHDQRGPSLRCETCGRVFTQPSALSSHRLLHRTERPHCCNLCGKQFVRLHALKTHVLSHANERPFACDLCGKTFAEKHVLVRHRKTHSDERPHECEVCSKAFKERYDLLRHTLIHSGLRPHKCPDCSKTFIQSNALAKHRKCHERERILGHQLDTVAFSVTRTETTCC, encoded by the exons ATGGACGTCATGATGGACTGGGATATCATGGACAT CTTCAACTTCCACACCGAAGACCGAGAGCTGGACATAGACATCCAATCTATTCTACTGAGTGAATCAAGCTACGGTACAATACTCTCGCAAACTGAGGAGGATCTCATGGGCCCAACAGCGGAatgccaaacaacaaaccctgAACAACCCGATTCCGATCCATCAAGGCAACTCGCAGTGGTCCAATCATCTTCATGTTGGAAACCCTCCAAATGCAC AACTCCGACGTCCGAGCTTCACAATTCCGTGGACTGTGATGAACTAACTCCCGCCATGCTAAAGGAGGCCAGTGAAACGGAGACCCTGTACAAGGGCCATTCTTCAATTGTTCCGCCAGACATGTGCTCCAGCGATTCGAATCCGTGTGATAACAACAATCTCCGACCATGTCCTCACTGTAACAAACACTTCCCGTGTCGATCTACCCTTGACCAACACCTGCGACGACATACGGACGAAAGGCCTTTCGAGTGCGCCGAATGTCCCAAAGCGTTCCGACTCTCATCCACACTGTCCGCACACAAGAAGCTGCATGACCAAAGAGGACCCAGTCTGCGGTGTGAAACGTGTGGACGAGTCTTCACACAGCCCAGTGCCCTGTCGAGCCATCGGCTGCTCCATCGGACGGAACGGCCGCATTGTTGCAATCTTTGTGGAAAACAGTTTGTCCGTTTGCACGCCCTCAAGACACATGTCCTCAGTCACGCCAACGAACGACCTTTCGCGTGTGATCTGTGCGGAAAAACGTTCGCCGAAAAGCACGTCCTTGTGCGCCACCGGAAGACGCACAGCGACGAACGACCGCACGAGTGCGAGGTGTGCTCGAAAGCCTTCAAGGAACGGTATGACCTACTACGGCACACGCTCATTCACAGTGGATTGCGACCCCACAAGTGTCCCGATTGTTCGAAAACTTTCATCCAGTCCAATGCACTGGCGAAGCATCGGAAGTGTCATGAACGGGAACGCATTCTTGGCCACCAGTTGGATACGGTGGCCTTTTCTGTGACTAGAACGGAAACTACGTGTTGTTAG